The proteins below are encoded in one region of Verrucomicrobiia bacterium:
- a CDS encoding ABC transporter permease codes for MNDLKFAVRQLLKNPGFTVAAVLVLALGIGLNTAMFGALYALAFNPRPFPAPERVVQLYSQDKAEPARFRAFSYAAYREVRERRDIFTGVLAQALAFVAVGEGTEARRGVSAIVSANYFEALGVPLLRGRAFTAGEETPGADLPVMIVSHFYWRNAGSHPDLIGSTLRINGRVFTVVGIAPEGFTGTNATMGPEFYFPLGVFDVLGEGRRPLQAADSFVLNLVARLQAGITIDSAQSGLAGTAAGLEELYPVEQKDQAFILGPLPRFVVGSEPKQNGIMPALLGTVLMGLTGSVLLIVSLNLAGLLLVRAHARCKEFAIRLAVGATRGRLIRQLLTEGLLLALVGGALGGLCAVLGTRLLIATVSDRLSFALLFTAPTPVVPVVSTLVFCTMATLFFALGPALTLLRRDLIPDLQQTVVEETGRPRRWLPRHPLVVAQIALSLTLIIGAGLCARWVGRQLGTETGMDAEHTLVVEFDASLGGRGQARNLEIFRTVGERLAHVPGVSAASIATATLYGFNWNEGFVRRAGTRPAPDVRPSTAAEGLAFLAPFNAVGADYFAAAGQPLLRGRTFTRLETDQPGAPPVAIVDEALAARLWPGEDALGRSLEWAGGEAPTSASSSGDGTFEIVGIARSLRPDPAEARYPGAIYLPIAQGFKERVHFLIRSVNAGEAALAALREPVRRELQAAAPDVPLFTVRAFREHKDAAPVPWLFRRIATVLAAFGAVAVLIAIIGLYGAKAYSVSRRTREIGIRLALGAEPARLRNLILREGVVLSLVGIALGLLLSAAIIRLLGSLIADFEGFDPVVFGVAALAFFTTALAASWLPARRAMTVQPMVALRSE; via the coding sequence ATGAACGACCTCAAATTCGCCGTTCGCCAACTGCTGAAGAACCCGGGCTTCACGGTGGCGGCCGTGCTCGTCCTTGCGCTCGGCATCGGACTGAACACGGCAATGTTCGGCGCCCTCTACGCGCTCGCCTTCAATCCGCGGCCGTTTCCCGCGCCCGAGCGGGTCGTCCAGCTCTATTCCCAGGACAAAGCGGAGCCGGCCAGGTTCCGGGCGTTCTCCTACGCTGCCTACCGCGAGGTGCGCGAACGTCGCGATATCTTCACCGGTGTCCTCGCACAGGCGCTTGCGTTCGTCGCCGTCGGCGAGGGCACGGAAGCGCGGCGGGGGGTTTCCGCGATCGTCAGCGCCAACTACTTCGAGGCGCTCGGGGTGCCGCTCCTCCGGGGCCGCGCCTTCACCGCCGGGGAAGAAACACCCGGCGCCGATCTGCCCGTCATGATCGTGAGCCACTTCTACTGGCGCAACGCCGGCTCCCATCCCGACCTCATCGGCTCCACCCTGCGCATCAACGGCCGCGTCTTCACCGTCGTCGGCATCGCGCCGGAGGGATTCACCGGCACCAATGCCACCATGGGTCCCGAGTTCTACTTTCCGCTCGGGGTCTTCGATGTGCTCGGGGAAGGCCGTCGCCCGCTTCAAGCTGCGGACAGCTTCGTCCTCAACCTCGTGGCCCGGCTGCAAGCCGGCATCACGATCGACAGCGCCCAGTCAGGCCTGGCCGGCACCGCCGCGGGTTTGGAAGAGCTTTATCCGGTCGAACAGAAGGACCAGGCGTTCATCCTCGGCCCGCTGCCGCGCTTCGTCGTCGGCTCGGAGCCAAAGCAGAATGGCATCATGCCGGCCCTGCTGGGCACCGTGCTCATGGGCCTGACCGGCTCGGTGCTGCTCATCGTCTCGCTCAACCTTGCCGGGCTCCTGCTCGTCCGCGCCCACGCGCGATGCAAGGAGTTCGCCATCCGTCTCGCGGTCGGCGCCACCCGCGGTCGCCTGATTCGCCAGCTCCTCACCGAAGGTCTCCTGCTCGCGCTCGTCGGTGGCGCGCTTGGCGGTCTCTGTGCGGTCCTGGGCACCAGGCTCCTCATCGCCACGGTCTCCGATCGGCTGTCGTTCGCGCTTCTCTTCACGGCTCCGACCCCGGTGGTGCCCGTCGTCTCCACGCTGGTCTTCTGCACCATGGCCACGCTGTTCTTTGCCCTTGGCCCTGCGCTCACCCTCCTGCGCCGCGATCTCATCCCCGACCTTCAGCAAACCGTTGTGGAAGAGACCGGCCGTCCGCGGCGGTGGCTGCCGCGCCACCCGCTCGTCGTCGCGCAGATCGCGCTGTCCCTCACCCTCATCATCGGCGCGGGCCTCTGCGCGCGCTGGGTGGGCCGCCAACTGGGCACCGAAACCGGCATGGACGCGGAACACACACTCGTCGTCGAGTTCGATGCCAGCCTGGGAGGACGTGGTCAGGCCCGGAACCTCGAGATTTTTCGCACCGTCGGCGAGCGCCTCGCCCATGTGCCCGGGGTGAGCGCCGCCAGCATCGCCACTGCGACACTTTATGGCTTCAACTGGAACGAAGGCTTCGTGCGGCGAGCCGGAACGCGTCCGGCTCCCGACGTCCGTCCGTCCACGGCTGCGGAAGGCCTCGCTTTCCTCGCTCCGTTCAACGCCGTCGGCGCGGATTATTTTGCCGCGGCTGGCCAGCCGCTGCTGCGCGGCCGCACGTTCACCCGCCTCGAAACCGATCAGCCCGGCGCACCCCCGGTCGCCATCGTTGACGAAGCGCTCGCCGCCCGGCTCTGGCCCGGGGAGGACGCCCTGGGCCGGAGCCTCGAATGGGCAGGCGGCGAGGCGCCAACGTCCGCGAGTTCGTCCGGCGATGGGACTTTCGAGATCGTCGGCATCGCGCGCAGCCTGCGTCCCGACCCAGCCGAAGCGAGATATCCCGGCGCGATCTACCTTCCCATCGCGCAGGGCTTCAAGGAGAGGGTCCACTTCCTCATCCGATCCGTGAACGCCGGCGAGGCCGCACTGGCCGCGTTGCGCGAACCGGTGCGCCGCGAGCTTCAGGCGGCGGCCCCCGACGTGCCCCTTTTCACGGTGCGCGCCTTCCGCGAACACAAGGACGCTGCGCCCGTTCCCTGGCTGTTCCGGCGCATCGCGACGGTCCTGGCGGCATTTGGCGCGGTGGCCGTGCTCATCGCGATCATCGGGCTTTATGGTGCCAAGGCCTACAGCGTTTCCCGGCGCACCCGTGAGATCGGCATCCGCCTCGCGCTCGGCGCCGAGCCAGCCCGCCTGCGCAACCTGATTCTTCGCGAAGGTGTTGTGTTGAGCCTGGTCGGGATCGCACTCGGCCTGCTGCTCAGCGCGGCGATCATTCGTTTGCTCGGCAGCTTGATCGCCGATTTCGAGGGCTTCGATCCGGTCGTTTTCGGAGTCGCCGCCCTGGCGTTCTTCACCACCGCGCTCGCCGCCTCCTGGCTCCCGGCCCGCCGCGCCATGACAGTCCAGCCGATGGTGGCGCTGCGGAGTGAATGA
- a CDS encoding class I SAM-dependent methyltransferase, protein MPMNEDGSNGYEGIAGIYIAGRGTRARVGDSVGAATVRAWAQAFRPGATVLDLGSGPGEPSTRILREAGLATYAVDASPTMVAAFRERFPGVPIEQDTVEASAFFDRTFDGVLAWGLLFLLQPAAQALVIEKVAHALNPGGRFLFTAPKEPLEWLDGMTDRRSQSLGAPTYERLLREAGLTCVTEAEDEGGNYYYFVERRQPSRAADDPTGRRERKTRTP, encoded by the coding sequence ATGCCAATGAACGAGGATGGTTCCAATGGATATGAAGGGATCGCGGGCATCTACATCGCCGGACGTGGCACCCGAGCCCGAGTCGGCGATTCGGTCGGCGCCGCCACCGTCCGGGCGTGGGCCCAAGCCTTTCGCCCGGGAGCGACGGTCCTCGACCTCGGCTCAGGCCCTGGTGAACCGAGCACGCGCATCCTGCGGGAGGCCGGCCTTGCGACCTACGCCGTCGATGCATCACCGACGATGGTTGCGGCATTCCGCGAGCGCTTCCCGGGCGTGCCGATCGAACAAGACACGGTCGAAGCATCTGCGTTCTTCGACCGGACCTTCGATGGCGTGCTTGCCTGGGGGCTCCTGTTCCTGCTCCAGCCGGCCGCTCAAGCACTTGTCATCGAGAAGGTGGCGCACGCGCTCAACCCCGGAGGGCGTTTCCTCTTCACGGCCCCCAAGGAGCCCCTCGAATGGTTGGATGGCATGACTGACCGTCGGTCGCAGTCACTCGGGGCGCCAACCTATGAGCGATTGCTGCGCGAAGCCGGTCTGACGTGCGTGACCGAGGCGGAGGACGAGGGCGGGAACTACTACTACTTCGTCGAGCGGCGGCAACCCAGCCGCGCTGCTGACGACCCAACGGGGCGACGTGAACGGAAGACTCGAACACCATGA